From Lampris incognitus isolate fLamInc1 chromosome 13, fLamInc1.hap2, whole genome shotgun sequence, one genomic window encodes:
- the LOC130122940 gene encoding tubulin beta-4B chain-like, translated as MREIVHLQAGQCGNQIGAKFWEVISDEHGIDPSGTYRGDSDLQLERINVYYNEATGGKYVPRAVLVDLEPGTMDSVRSGPFGQVFRPDNFVFGQSGAGNNWAKGHYTEGAELVDSVLDVVRKEAESCDCLQGFQLTHSLGGGTGSGMGTLLISKIREEYPDRIMNTFSVVPSPKVSDTVVEPYNATLSVHQLVENTDETYCIDNEALYDICFRTLKLTTPTYGDLNHLVSATMSGVTTCLRFPGQLNADLRKLAVNMVPFPRLHFFMPGFAPLTSRGSQQYRALTVPELTQQMFDAKNMMAACDPRHGRYLTVAAIFRGRMSMKEVDEQMLNVQNKNSSYFVEWIPNNVKTAVCDIPPRGLKMAATFIGNSTAIQELFKRISEQFTAMFRRKAFLHWYTGEGMDEMEFTEAESNMNDLVSEYQQYQDATAEDEGEFEEEGEEDIA; from the exons ATGAGGGAAATTGTGCATTTGCAGGCAGGCCAGTGCGGCAATCAAATTGGAGCTAAG TTTTGGGAGGTGATAAGCGACGAACATGGCATCGACCCCAGTGGAACATACCGCGGGGACAGCGACTTGCAGCTGGAAAGAATTAACGTTTATTACAACGAAGCGACAG GTGGCAAGTATGTTCCACGTGCTGTGTTGGTCGATTTGGAGCCGGGCACCATGGACTCTGTGAGATCTGGTCCCTTTGGTCAGGTCTTCAGACCAGACAACTTTGTCTTTG GTCAAAGTGGAGCTGGTAACAACTGGGCTAAGGGCCACTACACTGAGGGAGCAGAGCTGGTGGACTCTGtcctggatgtggtgaggaaggaggcAGAGAGCTGTGACTGCCTCCAGGGCTTCCAGCTCACACACTCACTGGGCGGTGGCACCGGCTCTGGCATGGGCACCTTACTTATCAGCAAGATCCGTGAAGAGTACCCAGATAGGATTATGAACACTTTCAGTGTGGTACCATCACCCAag GTGTCAGACACAGTGGTGGAGCCCTACAATGCCACCTTATCTGTCCACCAGCTGGTGGAGAACACAGATGAGACCTATTGCATCGACAACGAGGCCCTGTATGACATCTGCTTCCGTACACTCAAACTGACCACGCCCACCTATGGTGACCTCAACCACCTGGTTTCTGCCACCATGAGTGGGGTCACCACTTGCCTGCGCTTCCCTGGTCAGCTCAATGCTGACCTGAGGAAACTGGCTGTCAATATGGTGCCCTTTCCCCGTCTGCACTTTTTTATGCCAGGCTTTGCACCCCTGACAAGCCGGGGCAGCCAGCAGTACAG GGCACTGACTGTTCCAGAGCTCACTCAGCAAATGTTTGATGCCAAGAACATGATGGCGGCCTGTGACCCACGCCATGGGCGCTACCTCACCGTGGCTGCCATCTTCCGTGGCCGTATGTCCATGAAGGAGGTGGACGAGCAGATGCTCAACGTACAGAACAAAAACAGCAGTTACTTTGTGGAATGGATTCCAAACAACGTCAAGACAGCCGTCTGTGACATCCCACCCCGAGGTCTCAAGATGGCTGCGACCTTCATTGGCAACAGCACGGCCATTCAGGAGCTGTTCAAGCGCATCTCTGAACAGTTCACTGCCATGTTCCGCCGCAAAGCCTTCCTCCACTG GTACACTGGTGAGGGTATGGATGAAATGGAATTCACAGAGGCAGAGAGCAACATGAACGACTTGGTGTCAGAGTACCAGCAGTACCAAGACGCCACTGCAGAGGATGAGGGCGAAtttgaagaggagggagaggaggacatAGCTTAG